The Jaculus jaculus isolate mJacJac1 chromosome 3, mJacJac1.mat.Y.cur, whole genome shotgun sequence genome includes the window TAAGAGAGCTTTGAGCCATTCATGGTGGTACTTGCCAaaaacccaacacttgggaagtcaggaggatcaccacaagtacAAGGCCCGCCAGCACTACTTAgtgactctatctcaaaagaaataagAGCTTTCACCTAGGAGCACACTATTCTAGCCTTGGATTGTTCTTACTTGCTTCAGTATCTGGAACTGGGCTTTTCCCAGTATTGTCAAGGCAAAATTCCTCCCTGTAGCTTTCATTTTTAGGTGAATTGTTGCTTTAACCATATTTGATTCTTGGTctgtgttgtagacagcttcaggttcactgagatgaacttccagaccaggcacagttatggaggaagggatttgttaaagcttacagatccaggggaagttccataatggcagaagaaactgacctgctttcacaggaccacgcagagacagagaagtacaagcctaaagccaaaagccacaaagcacggcacacttcaggaaatccagctaggcacactttgcatatctttagactgaaatctgaaacccaccaccacaccttaagatcacccagtgacattgcctccagcatgtggctacagatgcaaactacaaacaaacaactgaatataataTTGAGGggcacctattctattcaaaccaccacagtctgatAGATCTACCCTATTTTTGTGTTAAGTAGTTTTCTATCTAACTTTTATTGACATAGGTTAAGTCTACTTCATTCTCTCATGAGGTAGTCCATATTATGTACAGTTTTTTACTGTTGAATTAGTGatgagttatttattttgagatagtgcCTTattatgtatcccaagctggccttgaattttgaTCTTACCTACttcccaagagttgggattacaaacataAGCCACTATGCCTTGCGTGAGCTAGTTTTTTAATTAATAACTCATCACTTTTTGGGGAGtgggttcaaggtaggatctggctctagcccaagctgtcctggaattcactctatagtctcagggtgacctcaaactcatggagatctccctacctttgcctcctgagtggtattaaaggcatgtgccaccttacccaGCAACTCAtcacttttctctctgcttctatcttaaaactaaaattaagaaCTTTGTCAAACTAGGATTTGGGCTAGAGAGTggaattttaagattatttctaGGTAAATAACCCTGCCCTGATTTTTAAGATTCTAGtagtttaaacaattttatttattctccTGTTACTTTTTCTTGTGGATTGTTAGGTGCAGTTTTACATTtggtataaaatataaattacagcctggagagatggctcagaggttaaaagagcttgcttgtaATATAATTTACTTATAGCATGCTAATGATTTTATAAATGATCTGGTAAAAACCTTAGAGCTATAATATATAATGCATCATAACAACCTTTCTGAATTTTAAATGTAAGAAGATACCACCAACAGTTGTGGGAGGATAGAAATGGAGTGTATTATTGCTCAACACATTGTTAGTAGATGGGGTGCTGAGAGAAGTAGGCAGAATTCTCCCTCCGAATCTTTGTTCTCTGACTGAAAAGGCATTGGGGTGAGACCTGGGTTGATTTTAACTAAAGACCTAACTCCTTTGCTCTTTGTGTCTTCATTTATTAATCTTGAGCCTTCTGTGCTTCTTTGTAAAGGTATTGATTGGCTGTCCTTTTCACATTTTAGGACCCAGATGATGTGGTCCCCATTGGACAGAGGCGAGCCTGGTGTTGGTGCATGTGTTTTGGACTGGCattcatgcttgctggtgtcATTCTAGGAGGAGCATACCTATACAAATATTTTGCACTTCAAGTAAGCAGAAAAGATGTATTCTGTCTtcgtacttaaaaaaaaaaaaaaaaaaaccccactgtGTACTGGAACATTGTCCCTAACTTGTTTTAAGCGTGTAGTTTCTGTCTGTGGCCAGCCTGCATGATGGTCCTATTTGCTTTAAAATCTCCTGACCATATGTTTGCCACACAATTAGACTTACAGTCACTAAAAGCAGAATGTCAGTGTTTTGAAATATTGTTTACTAAAGAGTTTAGATTGATAGATGATTTTTCAAAATagacttttattttcttactatAATGGCTAAGAGATACCTAATCATGAATTGTCATTTGTATGAATACATTAGCCTCATTTGTGTCATGTTGATAGATTTATCACTTGATTGCTAGTTTGGGGCACCTACATAGTAGCCTTCCACTCTTGGGCCCACAGGAGACTGGCCTCaagtttctctgcctcttctgttTATTGGTTTATCTAAAGACTTTGGTGACTTCAGCAGTGATATTAAGTAACTTAGGGTGACAATTTATAACTATTGTTTAATAGTAATCCCAGAGAATTAAGGCATAGATTTTTCTTCTACTTAATTATGATTATGATCTTTTGTGATATATTTCTCTTGACAATAATTCAGGGGTTCATTCTTTCCCCTTATGAAATTAacaactgggccatctctccagcccatgcatgttttgttttgagaacaGTTtcatttagtccaggctgatctcaaatgtGCTATATAGCCAAAGGAGACCTtgagttcctgatcctcctgactccaacTCCCAAGTGTCATATTACAGGTATACATCACTACCATCACCACAccagttatttctttttaaagatgggttttttttttctttctttcttttttacaaaacaaatataacctacagaaaaaaaatttactctAGTTCTATTGTCCATAGATAGCATTTGGTTCTGAAATATCTTGTTATATTCCCCCCAGTCTTTATTGTAAataggtatatatttttttaaaaaaatcactttattttatttatttatttgatagagagaaagaggcagatagagagagaattggtgtgtcagagcctctagccactgcaaacgaactccagacatgtgtgccactttgtgcatttgactttacacgGGTACCAGAGAATTGATCCCaggacttaggctttgcagacaaataccttaactgctaagccatctctccagtcttatatatactttttatgtaTGGAAAAGACAATATTACAAATATTTGCTATAGCATAATATCCACTTTATTGTGTGTTCaaggaaaaatatcaaaattaactGTATGCATGTAGAAACAGGAAAGTAAATCCTCTGTTTTgctaacaaaaggaaaataataaatgaaccaCATCAGGTTTTAAAAgtaggattggggagatggcttagtgggtaaactGAGCAAACTCAAAGGATCTGAGCTCAGATTCACTGCATCTCCATAAAAGCTAAGCATGATGGCTTATGCCTGTGACCGTAGtgtgggggaggtggagacaggaggatctctggggcttgcagctagctagtctagcagaataaggtgagctttaggttcagcCAGAAGTTCTGTCTCAATAAGGCAGAGAGACACTGAGCTGAAGACATCTTATTtattcctctggcctccatatgcacatgttcacacacacatatatacacaaacatacacatgcaaaaggtCTCAAGTTTTGCAAATATGTTCTTGAAATACATGGGGATATCCCCTGTAGAATTCTTgtctggcatgcacaaagcccggTGTTTAATCCAGCACCACATATACTGGTCATTATgtacctataataccagcacttgggggatAGAGGCAGGTCAATCAGAATTTTAAGGTCATGTTGGCTACCTAGTTAGAAGCCAGCCCAGACTACATGATAGCTttctggaaggaagaaaggagggatatATTACTTGCTTCTGGATATTGTCTGAAAAACTGCCTACAGGTTAAAGTTTCTTGAGATTTACTTGTCAccagatcttttatttattttttgttggttttttttgtttgtttgtttttgtgaggtagggtcttaaagatgtattttttggtgggggggttgttTTGTAAAAAACATaaggtacagaaaaaaaaattttctagtTCTTTTGTCCATAGATAGCATTTGGTTGTCTTTTTATATAGCCCCAGTCTTTATTGTATATTTGAGgccagtcccaagctggcctcaaattcacagtgatcttccaacctctgcctcctgagggctgggattaaaggtgtatgccatcattcCCTTACCAgatggttcccccccccccccccaggtagggtctcactctgactcaggctgacctggaatttactatgtagtctcaggtggcctcgatcctcctacctctgtctcccgagtgctgggattaaaggcgtgcgccaccacgcccagctcagatgggtttttttgttgttgttttttgttttttgtttttcaaggtagggtttcactgtagctcaggctgacctggaattcactatgtaatcaatctcagggtggcctgaaactcatcctcctacctctgtctcccgaatgctgaAATTAtaagtgtgcgccaccaagcctggctccccAGATGTATTACGTTCTGTTTTTATATACCAGAGTAAAGGTGAAATTAGCAGCTTTTCCTTctgaaacctttttattttttttaaagccaattcAGCAGTTGATCTTAAAGAATGTGTAAACTCTATGATTAAACCGTCTGACCTGACATCTAAAAGGAAGAGTTTGTAAGCAAAATACTATTTAGATAAATGTGGCAGCATAAGTAATGCTTATATTTAAAAACCTGTCTCATGCTGAATTGCTGAAATGGATGTTTGAACTCTACAGCCAGATGATGTGTACTACTGTGGAATAAAGTACATCAAAGATGATGTCATGCTAAATGAGCCTTCTGCAGATGTCCCAGCTGCTCGCTACCAGACAATTGAAGAAAACATAAAGATCTTTGAAGAAGATGAGGTTGAGTTCATCAGTGTGCCAGTGCCTGAGTTTTCAGACAGTGATCCTGCCAACATTGTCCATGACTTTAACAAGGTGAGCCAAGTATGCAAAATCTTGAAAATATGGATTCTTCAtgctttttataattttacttttttaaaaaatggagaatccaagcatgcctttaatctaaacCCAGTGCCGCGGAGGCTGAGGctagaggatcacaagtttgaggctagcctggtccacaaagcaaaacaaaacacaacacaaaactAAGCAACTAGAGTTgggattctctacccaaaagactTAGCTTTTTTTCTTGTATGATGCTGTGCTTTCTCCTATCCCTTGCCTACTCTTAGAACCCAATACCTGGCTTTTGTTCCCTTGGAGACAAATTACTATTTGTTACCTGATTCTAGCCATATTTACTCTAAAAATGTATTCACATTTCCTCATACAATTTCAAAATTCAGTAATAAGttctcattttatattttctaccaccttttaaacttttttatgtaGTATGTCAGGATtgaattacataaataaatttacctGGCTCTAACATTTTAccatatttgctttatttttatgtcattaagtACTTAGCCCTTGTCTATAAAGCTTGAGCATGTTTTGTAAATCCCAAAATCAtcacatttaagaaaattatctagtttatatttaaatttctttggtGCTTTTGCTCAAACAAAGTGTTGTTTCTTCAAATTAGAATTCCAAGATGCAGAAGTTTACTTATTCCCCTTGTTTTCCATGTCTCTGCATAAGCTTGCCAATGTGAATATTCAAGCATATAACTAAAAGTGAGCTTTCTAAATATGTCATGTCTTAAATATATCTGATACACATTTATAAACCATTTTGAAAAATTGCTTAGCCAAAACAAACAGTAGCTAACATTTATTGCACTCTTGGAAATCCAAGTGCTTATGTGGTTTGGTTTAATTAAATGCTTAAAACCATTCTTTGAGATTTGTTTTTCTAAGGATAGCATTGGTATTTCAGATACATCGAAGAGAATTGAGTATTTATTGCAATGGATATAGAAGCTTACAGGATTTGAGTGAGGACCCTAAATATCTCAATCAGATGGTATTTGTAATTCATAGTAATAGTTATTATAATTACTTACTATAGAAGTGAGCCTCTGATAAAAACTGTATTTActagcaatattttattttcttttcaattcttGTTTCCATCTCTATCTTACTAGGGTCTTGATTTGTTGAAATGCAAGTGATTTATAAGTGCTAAAGCCAACTCATTTAATGATAGCAGTTCTTAAAAGTTCATTTACCGGATATCTTGGAGATACACAGTAACTAACCTAACTGAAATGTATCCCTTTATCTTCAGAAACTCACTGCTTATTTAGATCTTAACCTGGACAAGTGCTATGTGATCCCTCTAAACACTTCCATTGTTATGCCACCCAGAAACCTGTTGGAGCTACTTATTAACATCAAGGTATAAAGATCTTACTGTCTCTGATTAGGTCTTGGAATTCCCTGCTGAGAAATTAGGTTATTGGATCCCATCTTTCTAATATAGTCAAGAGTTTTACAAAGAATTAAGATTTTTTTAGGGGGGTCCTTTTTTAATggtttatattttgaaattaaaataactttattatttaaccttttaaaattaaaaacatagtaTGACAacattgtttcattatttttaaatttcctaaaGGACAGGAAAGTAAATATTAATTACTGAATTCTGATAACTCAGATAGTGTGATCGAGAACGGCTGTATTCCATATAGCAGGGTACAAGTAATCCCAGGTATTTGGGAAGCTGGGGCAGCAGGATCATTTGAGCCCCAGAGTTTGGGAATTGCTTGGGCAACCTAGTGAGCCccaactcaaaacaaacaaaactcaaagTTTCTAACCCTCTTAAAGCTAAGTTTTGTGTATCACCTGTTTTTGTACTTTCCTCAGTGCAGTGCAGTTTGAGATTGACTTGTAATGTTTTATGAATGCAGGCTGGAACCTATTTGCCTCAGTCGTATCTCATTCATGAACACATGGTTATTACTGATCGCATTGAAAATGTTGATCACTTGGGTTTCTTTATTTACCGGCTGTGTCATGACAAGGAAACTTACAAACTGCAACGCAGAGAAACTATTAAAGGTAATACTATGTAATTTCAAAATGCTGGTGGAAAATTCCATTTTGCTACTTCATTTTGCTAACCATCTTAGGTAAGCCCTAGTCATTATTACCAATGTGATTGTCATAAGTGAAAAATAGTTGTATATGTCATTATATTTCTATTTCCAGATTTCATAGCATCAACTTAGTCTTAAATCTCCTATTTTGATAGAAATGGGTCAGTGTGAAATGTCTTGACACACTATTACCTCACTTTCCACAGAGCTCCCCAATCTGAGTTCATCCCACACTGAGAGGGTCTCATTACTGAGAACGTCTGAAGTTTAGCTTTTCACTTATATCCTCACAGGTCTGGATTCTCAGCTGCCTTTTGGATCACATTGAGGATAATCATAAGTTAGTTAGGAGATAAAAGCATTCACATAACTAATGTTATAGTTCTGCTATCACTCAACTTTTATTTTCTGTCCTGAACAATAAGGTTAGCAGTATGTCCCCATTTccttttcattataaaaataaaatacaaacccaTGTGACAGAAATATGGAAAGTATACAAGGGTATTTCTTGGGATTATGTCACCTAGTAAAAgtgttttctgttcttttgttttattttgtttttttgaggtagggtttcaccctagcccatgctgatgtggagttcactatgaagtctcaggctggccttgaactgatggtgatcctcctacctctacttcctgagtgcttagtttaaaggtgtgcaccaccatgcccagcatcattctgttttttcttcttcttttttgtgggTTTTAATACAAAACTAAACCTTAGACTGATGAGTCATCTGAAATCTATTACTTGATTTCTTACATTTAAAAGTTACCTTtgaaatttgtctttcttagtGTACAATTTTGAATttccacaaatgcacacatggGCATACAGAGACAACTGTGCTCAGTTGTAGAGCATTACCAATACTTAAGCTATAAATTTGCAAGTAATTTGGAAGACATTATTACTATTGCTATTcttatgaaaattttctagttcaGAACAAACTTAAACTGTAGAAACTTATGGAACATAGAGTGAAATATTTCTGTAGATCCAAAAATAACTAAGAATTAGTGTGACTATCTAATGAACCTAAAATACTTCCCTCCCATACAGGTATTCAGAAACGCGAAGTCAGTTCTTGTGTCACAATTCgacattttgaaaacaaatttgcTGTGGAAACTTTAATTTGTTCTTGAACAgtcaagaagaaacagaaaatgtaACACCATAGCATAACTCACCCTTTGTATTGTGTGcagtgattattttttaaatcttctttcaTGTGAGTAGCAAACAGGGTTTCACGTTCATTAATTCAATTAAAAccattatctttaaaatattttcttctctcaAAGTGTGGTGTTTTTTCTATTTGAGTAAATGTATGAAGTCTTAGATAATACTTGCTCATAAAACTTGGATATTAGGAAGAATATAAATTTTTTGAAATCATTTATCTGGACTTTTATGGTTTAATTATCCACTTAAAGAAGAAGGTTGTCAAAAGAATAATCATATGTTAAAATGGGCCACAATGACTTTTTTTCTAGTAAGCTTCCCTGCTACCTAGGTTATTATAGAATTTCAGCACTTATCTATTAATCTTCCTTTAATTAAAATGTGTGGTATTTTCAGTATTGCATTTAACTATATAGAGTATGATTTTAATCTTGATGTTTTAATATCCTAGGCATCTGctataataatattttagaatGTTTGGAATTTAAGAAACAACTCATATTACTAATTTGTATAATGCATATCTGCAATAGAATATAAATACCACAAAGGTCTTTGACTGGACTGTGTGTTGTTTTTCTCATACAATAAAACTGAAGAACTTTATTCTTCATATTTTAAGACAATAAACATACAGAAAGAAACTATCTTACAAAAATCTAGTTCTCTATATGCAGTGA containing:
- the Itm2b gene encoding integral membrane protein 2B; protein product: MVKVTFNSALAQKEAKKDVPKSSEEALIVPPDAVAVDCKDPDDVVPIGQRRAWCWCMCFGLAFMLAGVILGGAYLYKYFALQPDDVYYCGIKYIKDDVMLNEPSADVPAARYQTIEENIKIFEEDEVEFISVPVPEFSDSDPANIVHDFNKKLTAYLDLNLDKCYVIPLNTSIVMPPRNLLELLINIKAGTYLPQSYLIHEHMVITDRIENVDHLGFFIYRLCHDKETYKLQRRETIKGIQKREVSSCVTIRHFENKFAVETLICS